One window from the genome of Periophthalmus magnuspinnatus isolate fPerMag1 chromosome 18, fPerMag1.2.pri, whole genome shotgun sequence encodes:
- the txk gene encoding tyrosine-protein kinase Tec, producing MIQSNQSVLSVFCCCCVVHTREFNTRMDLEGSTSLCFQRRHYPGRAQMDKSRKKLPMPPPEGGNGEAPGLLRVVAMYDFTAKEDTDLTIKQGEEYFILHKQDQLWWRAQDKHGNKGFIPSNYVTEKNNIEANLWYCKNIHRTEAEMLLKQEGKEGGFMVRESSQRGHYTVSVYSKALGESGGVKHYQIKLTDSGQFYLAEKHTFDSIPEMIHYHEHNAAGLVTRLRYALGPMGRCVPATAGFSSEKWEINPSELTFMKELGSGQFGQVRLGKWRAQKKVAIKAIREGAMYEEDFIEEAKVMMRLCHPRLVQLYGVCLQQRPLLIVVEFMENGCLLNFLRQRGGAMRDAWLLSMCQDVCEGMEYLERHQFIHRDLAARNCLVNENNVVKVSDFGMARYVLDNQYTSSSGSKFPVKWSPPEVLHYSKYSSKSDVWSFGVVMWEIYSEGRTPFENRSNSEVVDDITRGIRLYRPHRAAPPLYQVMYKCWHNKPVERPSFSQLLGEIRKLSETQD from the exons GGAGTTCAACACCAGGATGGATCTGGAAGGAAGCACTTCCCTTTGTTTCCAGAGGAGGCACTATCCCGGACGGGCACAA ATGGACAAGTCGAGGAAGAAGCTGCCCATGCCTCCTCCAGAAGGGGGCAACGGTGAGGCCCCCGGGCTGCTGAGGGTTGTGGCCATGTACGACTTCACCGCCAAAGAAGACACGGACCTCACCATAAAACAG GGAGAGGAGTACTTCATTTTACACAAACAAGACCAACTGTGGTGGAGAGCTCAAGACAAGCACGG AAACAAAGGCTTTATTCCGAGTAACTACGTGACCGAGAAAAACAACATCGAGGCCAATTT GTGGTATTGTAAAAACATCCACAGGACTGAAGCTGAGATGCTCCTTAAACAAGAG GGTAAAGAGGGCGGCTTCATGGTGCGAGAGTCCAGCCAAAGAGGACACTACACCGTCTCTGTCTACAGTAAAGCTTTAGG GGAAAGTGGAGGAGTGAAGCATTATCAGATCAAACTCACCGACTCTGGACAGTTTTATTTGGCTGAAAAACACACGTTCGACTCCATCCCTGAAATGATCCACTACCACGAGCACAACGCCGCAG gtCTGGTGACTCGGTTGCGTTACGCTCTGGGGCCGATGGGCAGGTGTGTCCCGGCCACCGCGGGATTCAGCtctg AGAAGTGGGAGATAAACCCGAGTGAGCTGACCTTCATGAAGGAGCTGGGCAGTGGGCAGTTTGGGCAGGTGCGACTGGGCAAATGGAGAGCTCAGAAGAAAGTGGCCATCAAAGCCATCAGAGAAGGAGCCATGTACGAGGAGGACTTCATCGAGGAGGCCAAGGTCATGat GAGGCTTTGTCACCCACGTCTGGTGCAGTTATACGGCGTGTGTCtgcaacagcgccccctgctgatcGTGGTCGAGTTCATGGAGAACGGCTGCCTGCTGAACTTCCTGCGTCAGAGGGGCGGAGCTATGCGGGACGCGTGGCTTCTGTCCATGTGTCAGGACGTGTGTGAGGGCATGGAGTATTTAGAGAGGCACCAGTTCATCCACAGAGACCTG GCAGCGAGAAACTGTTTGGTGAATGAAAACAACGTGGTGAAGGTCAGCGACTTCGGGATGGCAAG gtaTGTTTTGGATAACCAGTACACCAGCTCGAGCGGGTCCAAGTTCCCGGTGAAGTGGTCTCCTCCAGAGGTTCTTCACTACAGTAAATACAGCAGCAAGTCGGACGTGTGGTCGTTTG GAGTGGTGATGTGGGAGATCTACTCCGAGGGCAGGACCCCGTTTGAGAACCGCTCAAACTCGGAGGTGGTCGACGACATCACCAGAGGAATCCGACTGTACCGACCGCACCGAGCCGCGCCGCCGCTCTACCAAGTCATGTACAAGTGCTGGCACAAT AAACCTGTGGAGCGTCCGTCTTTCTCTCAGCTGTTGGGGGAGATCAGGAAACTATCAGAAACCCAGGATTAA